Proteins found in one Tamandua tetradactyla isolate mTamTet1 chromosome 1, mTamTet1.pri, whole genome shotgun sequence genomic segment:
- the LOC143677784 gene encoding uncharacterized protein LOC143677784 isoform X1 gives MSPPAAWSWEPVAAQAAARGTRALGDPAGLWAPAHLLKLLLPPPQLPAPSHVRFGLSEDPPGPLLFSSSPSSLSSSSSRASSAARHFCLQRPGLGSASCAATQKQHGDQNQEPRTPVPAGGRIHSGVRSFSSPMPRERSRGTWCPQPRKSVRGCSSVHKGQEGTPGDDSEPSHQRWPSRTILSRSCDCWHLCLVPTFKGWASSISLLNMMFATGPKR, from the exons ATGTCCCCACCTGCGGCGTGGTCCTGGGAACCAGTGGCCGCCCAGGCAGCGGCCAGGGGCACGAGGGCGCTGGGGGACCCCGCTGGCCTGTGGGCACCAGCCCATCTCCTGAAGCTACTTCTCCCGCCTCCCCAGCTGCCAGCGCCTTCCCACGTCCGCTTCGGGCTGTCCGAAGACCCTCCAGGCCCACTTTTgttttcctcctctccctcctccctctcctcctcttcctcccggGCCTCCTCCGCAGCGCGGCACTTCTGCCTCCAGAGACCGGGTCTCGGCTCAGCGTCTTGCGCTGCGACTCAGAAACAACACGGTGATCAAAATCAA GAACCAAGGACACCTGTGCCAGCCGGAGGTCGAATCCACTCCGGTGTGAGGAGTTTCTCCTCTCCGATGCCCCGGGAACGTTCTAGAGGCACGTGGTGTCCACAACCTCGGAAGTCTGTGCGTGGGTGTTCATCGGTTCACAAAGGCCAGGAAGGGACACCTGGTGACGACTCTGAGCCTTCCCATCAGAGGTG GCCCTCTAGAACTATACTGAGCAGAAGCTGTGATTGCTGGCATCTTTGCCTGGTACCCACCTTTAAAGGGTGGGCTTCGAGCATTTCACTGTTAAATATGATGTTTGctacaggccccaaaaggtga
- the LOC143677784 gene encoding uncharacterized protein LOC143677784 isoform X5, giving the protein MSPPAAWSWEPVAAQAAARGTRALGDPAGLWAPAHLLKLLLPPPQLPAPSHVRFGLSEDPPGPLLFSSSPSSLSSSSSRASSAARHFCLQRPGLGSASCAATQKQHGDQNQEPRTPVPAGGRIHSGVRSFSSPMPRERSRGTWCPQPRKSVRGCSSVHKGQEGTPGDDSEPSHQRWF; this is encoded by the exons ATGTCCCCACCTGCGGCGTGGTCCTGGGAACCAGTGGCCGCCCAGGCAGCGGCCAGGGGCACGAGGGCGCTGGGGGACCCCGCTGGCCTGTGGGCACCAGCCCATCTCCTGAAGCTACTTCTCCCGCCTCCCCAGCTGCCAGCGCCTTCCCACGTCCGCTTCGGGCTGTCCGAAGACCCTCCAGGCCCACTTTTgttttcctcctctccctcctccctctcctcctcttcctcccggGCCTCCTCCGCAGCGCGGCACTTCTGCCTCCAGAGACCGGGTCTCGGCTCAGCGTCTTGCGCTGCGACTCAGAAACAACACGGTGATCAAAATCAA GAACCAAGGACACCTGTGCCAGCCGGAGGTCGAATCCACTCCGGTGTGAGGAGTTTCTCCTCTCCGATGCCCCGGGAACGTTCTAGAGGCACGTGGTGTCCACAACCTCGGAAGTCTGTGCGTGGGTGTTCATCGGTTCACAAAGGCCAGGAAGGGACACCTGGTGACGACTCTGAGCCTTCCCATCAGAGGTG
- the LOC143677784 gene encoding uncharacterized protein LOC143677784 isoform X3, whose product MSPPAAWSWEPVAAQAAARGTRALGDPAGLWAPAHLLKLLLPPPQLPAPSHVRFGLSEDPPGPLLFSSSPSSLSSSSSRASSAARHFCLQRPGLGSASCAATQKQHGDQNQEPRTPVPAGGRIHSGVRSFSSPMPRERSRGTWCPQPRKSVRGCSSVHKGQEGTPGDDSEPSHQRWPQKVRYKV is encoded by the exons ATGTCCCCACCTGCGGCGTGGTCCTGGGAACCAGTGGCCGCCCAGGCAGCGGCCAGGGGCACGAGGGCGCTGGGGGACCCCGCTGGCCTGTGGGCACCAGCCCATCTCCTGAAGCTACTTCTCCCGCCTCCCCAGCTGCCAGCGCCTTCCCACGTCCGCTTCGGGCTGTCCGAAGACCCTCCAGGCCCACTTTTgttttcctcctctccctcctccctctcctcctcttcctcccggGCCTCCTCCGCAGCGCGGCACTTCTGCCTCCAGAGACCGGGTCTCGGCTCAGCGTCTTGCGCTGCGACTCAGAAACAACACGGTGATCAAAATCAA GAACCAAGGACACCTGTGCCAGCCGGAGGTCGAATCCACTCCGGTGTGAGGAGTTTCTCCTCTCCGATGCCCCGGGAACGTTCTAGAGGCACGTGGTGTCCACAACCTCGGAAGTCTGTGCGTGGGTGTTCATCGGTTCACAAAGGCCAGGAAGGGACACCTGGTGACGACTCTGAGCCTTCCCATCAGAGGTG gccccaaaaggtgaggtacaaagtgtga
- the LOC143677784 gene encoding uncharacterized protein LOC143677784 isoform X4, translated as MSPPAAWSWEPVAAQAAARGTRALGDPAGLWAPAHLLKLLLPPPQLPAPSHVRFGLSEDPPGPLLFSSSPSSLSSSSSRASSAARHFCLQRPGLGSASCAATQKQHGDQNQEPRTPVPAGGRIHSGVRSFSSPMPRERSRGTWCPQPRKSVRGCSSVHKGQEGTPGDDSEPSHQRCSCLVVSSF; from the exons ATGTCCCCACCTGCGGCGTGGTCCTGGGAACCAGTGGCCGCCCAGGCAGCGGCCAGGGGCACGAGGGCGCTGGGGGACCCCGCTGGCCTGTGGGCACCAGCCCATCTCCTGAAGCTACTTCTCCCGCCTCCCCAGCTGCCAGCGCCTTCCCACGTCCGCTTCGGGCTGTCCGAAGACCCTCCAGGCCCACTTTTgttttcctcctctccctcctccctctcctcctcttcctcccggGCCTCCTCCGCAGCGCGGCACTTCTGCCTCCAGAGACCGGGTCTCGGCTCAGCGTCTTGCGCTGCGACTCAGAAACAACACGGTGATCAAAATCAA GAACCAAGGACACCTGTGCCAGCCGGAGGTCGAATCCACTCCGGTGTGAGGAGTTTCTCCTCTCCGATGCCCCGGGAACGTTCTAGAGGCACGTGGTGTCCACAACCTCGGAAGTCTGTGCGTGGGTGTTCATCGGTTCACAAAGGCCAGGAAGGGACACCTGGTGACGACTCTGAGCCTTCCCATCAGAGGTG
- the LOC143677784 gene encoding uncharacterized protein LOC143677784 isoform X2, translating into MSPPAAWSWEPVAAQAAARGTRALGDPAGLWAPAHLLKLLLPPPQLPAPSHVRFGLSEDPPGPLLFSSSPSSLSSSSSRASSAARHFCLQRPGLGSASCAATQKQHGDQNQEPRTPVPAGGRIHSGVRSFSSPMPRERSRGTWCPQPRKSVRGCSSVHKGQEGTPGDDSEPSHQRCHRASPVEFIQTLHQSCQLHSLPYGF; encoded by the exons ATGTCCCCACCTGCGGCGTGGTCCTGGGAACCAGTGGCCGCCCAGGCAGCGGCCAGGGGCACGAGGGCGCTGGGGGACCCCGCTGGCCTGTGGGCACCAGCCCATCTCCTGAAGCTACTTCTCCCGCCTCCCCAGCTGCCAGCGCCTTCCCACGTCCGCTTCGGGCTGTCCGAAGACCCTCCAGGCCCACTTTTgttttcctcctctccctcctccctctcctcctcttcctcccggGCCTCCTCCGCAGCGCGGCACTTCTGCCTCCAGAGACCGGGTCTCGGCTCAGCGTCTTGCGCTGCGACTCAGAAACAACACGGTGATCAAAATCAA GAACCAAGGACACCTGTGCCAGCCGGAGGTCGAATCCACTCCGGTGTGAGGAGTTTCTCCTCTCCGATGCCCCGGGAACGTTCTAGAGGCACGTGGTGTCCACAACCTCGGAAGTCTGTGCGTGGGTGTTCATCGGTTCACAAAGGCCAGGAAGGGACACCTGGTGACGACTCTGAGCCTTCCCATCAGAGGTG CCatagagcctctcctgtggagttcatccagacccttcatcagagctgccagcttcacagcctgccctatggattttga